The Acidobacteriota bacterium genome includes a window with the following:
- the bshA gene encoding N-acetyl-alpha-D-glucosaminyl L-malate synthase BshA: MKIGITCYPTYGGSGVVGTELGIELAARGHEVHFITSAWPMRLRATNPLIHFHEVEPMTYPLFDYPPYALALATKMAEVAEFAQLDLLHVHYAIPHSVSAHLAREMMEPKKLPFITTLHGTDITLVGIDGSYRGITRFAIEKSDAVTAISSYLQKKTFEQLDIHKEIEVIYNFVNCENYRRTPDAAYRARFAPNGEKLLVHLSNFRAVKRATDVVEIFALVREKVDAKLLMAGDGPDRSAAEMLAHRKGIQQHIHFLGKQDNVDQILSNSDVMLLPSELESFGLAALEAMACEVPPVASRVGGVPELITHGLDGFLAEVGDVAVMAAHTVDLLTNEVLYQQMAAAARHTALTRFCSTLIIPRYEELYRKVLEQKS; this comes from the coding sequence ATGAAGATCGGAATCACGTGTTATCCCACTTACGGCGGTAGCGGAGTCGTCGGCACCGAGCTGGGGATCGAGTTGGCCGCGCGCGGTCATGAGGTCCATTTCATCACCTCGGCCTGGCCCATGCGGCTTCGCGCGACCAATCCTCTGATTCATTTTCACGAAGTCGAACCGATGACCTATCCGCTATTCGACTATCCGCCGTACGCGCTGGCGCTGGCCACCAAGATGGCCGAGGTCGCGGAGTTCGCCCAACTGGATTTATTGCATGTGCATTACGCTATCCCGCATTCCGTCAGCGCGCATCTGGCCCGCGAGATGATGGAGCCGAAGAAGCTGCCCTTCATCACCACGCTGCACGGCACGGACATCACGCTGGTGGGCATCGACGGGTCGTACCGGGGTATTACGCGATTTGCCATTGAGAAGAGTGATGCCGTAACCGCCATCTCCAGTTACTTACAGAAGAAAACGTTCGAGCAGCTCGACATCCACAAAGAAATCGAAGTGATCTACAACTTCGTCAACTGTGAGAATTATCGCCGCACGCCTGATGCGGCCTACCGCGCCCGCTTTGCGCCTAATGGGGAAAAGCTGTTGGTGCATCTGTCGAATTTTCGGGCCGTCAAGCGCGCCACCGACGTAGTGGAAATATTTGCCTTGGTGCGTGAGAAGGTGGATGCGAAACTGCTGATGGCCGGCGATGGCCCGGACCGTTCCGCCGCCGAGATGCTGGCGCATCGCAAGGGCATCCAGCAGCACATCCATTTTCTAGGCAAGCAGGACAACGTGGACCAGATACTCTCGAACTCCGATGTCATGCTGCTGCCAAGCGAACTGGAATCATTCGGGCTGGCGGCGCTGGAGGCCATGGCCTGCGAAGTTCCGCCGGTGGCCAGTCGCGTGGGCGGCGTGCCGGAGTTGATCACGCACGGCCTGGACGGATTTCTAGCAGAGGTGGGGGACGTGGCCGTCATGGCCGCGCACACCGTTGACCTCTTAACCAATGAAGTTTTGTATCAGCAGATGGCCGCCGCCGCGCGCCACACAGCGCTGACGCGGTTCTGCTCTACGCTTATTATTCCCCGCTATGAAGAACTCTACCGAAAAGTTTTGGAGCAAAAATCATGA
- a CDS encoding prepilin-type N-terminal cleavage/methylation domain-containing protein produces MKKQKGFSLIELLIVVAIILIIAAIAVPNLLRSRMAANESSAAGGLRTLSTANVTYATSYGIGFSPDLASLGCGGGCPAAPATADSTAADLIDSVLAQASGGIAKSGYSFIYEPEVAAPDPATQNLSYDIIATPTGPNVTGVSHFCVDQSNVIRKENPGTTLVGVVIGTATKTCDPAMLPLGN; encoded by the coding sequence ATGAAGAAGCAAAAAGGATTTTCGCTTATCGAGTTGCTGATCGTCGTGGCGATCATTTTGATCATCGCGGCTATCGCAGTGCCGAACTTGCTGCGTTCGCGCATGGCCGCCAATGAGTCGTCCGCGGCGGGTGGTCTCCGCACGCTTTCGACTGCCAATGTAACCTACGCCACGTCCTACGGTATCGGTTTTTCGCCTGACTTGGCTAGCCTTGGTTGCGGCGGCGGTTGCCCAGCCGCTCCAGCAACGGCAGATTCGACCGCCGCTGACTTGATTGATTCGGTTCTGGCCCAAGCGAGTGGTGGTATTGCCAAGAGTGGATACAGCTTCATTTATGAACCGGAAGTGGCGGCGCCCGATCCAGCTACGCAGAACCTTTCCTACGATATCATCGCCACGCCGACAGGTCCTAATGTTACCGGCGTGTCTCACTTCTGCGTGGATCAGTCCAATGTGATCCGCAAGGAAAACCCCGGCACGACCCTGGTCGGAGTAGTTATCGGAACCGCAACAAAAACTTGCGATCCTGCCATGCTCCCGCTGGGCAACTAA
- the polX gene encoding DNA polymerase/3'-5' exonuclease PolX encodes MDNHKIAQILTETADLMEIDGADGFRIRSYRNACQALETMTEQAADIAATQGRHLTDVPAIGKSMAAHIEEILRTGKLSVHKELLQKLSPVALEMLKVQGLGPKGIATVLSHFKVASLGELETLARQGKLRDLPRMGEKLEQKIIRSLESLQQTAGRRLIDVADHLASELADYLKQVPDVKSVTAAGSLRRGCETVGDIDLLVSGGDAKDVATHFLKHPQIADVIAQGENKISVHLKEGIQVDVRMLEESCHGAALQYFTGSKLHNVALRDRAKRMGYKLNEYGLFRIQDEKLVAAATEEEIYSTLGLAYIEPELRENTGELDAAEVQEDRPAQHPKLLRLPTLLRLEDMRGDLHMHSTASDGKFSITEMAEAARLRGLEYVAITDHSKLLAMANGLNENRLLEQIKQIRSLAKQVEGIRILCGTEVDILADGSLDLEDAALAELDVVVGSVHSHMNQPAEQMTERILKAIENPNLCIIGHPTGRLQLRRDPFPFDMEAVLKHAKRHGVAMEINSFPDRLDLRDTHVRMCKEIGVKLVISTDSHHTRHLSHMKYGVLTARRGWLEKSDVLNTLPAEKFLAALRKSG; translated from the coding sequence ATGGACAATCATAAGATCGCGCAAATTCTTACGGAAACCGCCGACCTAATGGAGATCGACGGCGCGGATGGATTTCGCATTCGCAGCTATCGCAATGCCTGTCAGGCTTTGGAAACCATGACAGAGCAGGCGGCTGATATTGCTGCGACGCAAGGGCGTCACCTTACCGATGTTCCCGCCATCGGCAAGAGCATGGCCGCTCATATTGAAGAGATTCTGCGCACGGGCAAGCTGTCCGTGCACAAAGAGCTGCTGCAGAAACTCTCGCCCGTCGCGCTGGAGATGCTCAAAGTCCAGGGCCTTGGTCCGAAGGGAATCGCCACGGTACTGAGCCATTTCAAGGTGGCGTCGCTCGGGGAGTTGGAAACGTTGGCACGACAGGGCAAGTTGCGCGATTTGCCGCGCATGGGGGAGAAGCTGGAGCAGAAGATTATCCGGTCTTTGGAGTCTCTGCAGCAGACCGCGGGCCGCCGTTTGATTGACGTGGCCGATCATCTGGCGAGCGAACTGGCTGATTATCTGAAGCAGGTTCCGGATGTGAAGTCGGTAACCGCCGCCGGCAGTTTGCGCCGCGGATGCGAGACAGTAGGCGATATTGATCTGCTCGTTTCAGGCGGCGATGCCAAGGATGTTGCAACGCATTTTCTAAAGCATCCGCAGATCGCCGACGTCATCGCACAGGGCGAGAACAAAATCAGCGTGCATCTGAAAGAGGGTATTCAGGTGGACGTGCGCATGTTGGAAGAAAGCTGCCACGGCGCCGCGCTGCAATACTTCACCGGATCGAAGCTACATAATGTTGCCTTGCGCGACCGCGCGAAACGCATGGGCTACAAGCTCAATGAGTATGGATTGTTCCGCATTCAAGACGAAAAACTCGTTGCCGCCGCGACGGAGGAAGAGATTTATTCCACGCTGGGTCTGGCCTACATTGAACCGGAGCTGCGGGAGAACACAGGAGAATTGGATGCCGCCGAAGTGCAGGAGGACCGTCCCGCTCAGCATCCTAAACTGCTGAGGCTCCCCACGCTGCTGCGGCTGGAAGACATGCGTGGCGACCTGCACATGCACAGCACCGCCTCGGATGGGAAGTTCTCAATCACTGAGATGGCTGAGGCCGCTCGCTTGAGAGGTCTTGAGTACGTGGCCATCACGGATCATTCGAAATTGTTGGCGATGGCCAACGGCCTCAACGAGAACCGATTGCTGGAGCAGATCAAGCAGATACGTTCATTGGCGAAGCAGGTGGAGGGCATCCGCATCCTGTGCGGAACGGAAGTGGATATCCTGGCCGACGGCTCACTCGATTTAGAGGACGCTGCCCTGGCCGAGTTGGATGTCGTGGTCGGTAGTGTTCACTCGCACATGAATCAGCCCGCGGAGCAGATGACGGAGCGTATTCTGAAAGCGATCGAGAATCCTAATCTATGCATCATCGGCCATCCGACGGGCCGCTTGCAACTGCGCCGCGACCCATTCCCTTTTGATATGGAGGCCGTTCTGAAACACGCCAAGCGCCACGGCGTGGCCATGGAGATCAATTCGTTTCCCGACCGGCTCGATCTGCGCGACACGCATGTCAGGATGTGCAAGGAGATTGGAGTGAAGCTGGTGATCTCCACCGACTCCCACCACACCCGCCACCTGAGCCACATGAAATATGGAGTGCTGACGGCGCGGCGCGGGTGGCTCGAAAAATCCGATGTGTTGAACACGCTGCCCGCCGAAAAGTTCCTGGCCGCGTTGCGGAAATCCGGGTAG
- the pdxT gene encoding pyridoxal 5'-phosphate synthase glutaminase subunit PdxT, with protein MGATKTFNPLGKPIGILAIQGDFAAHGRILEALKVPFRLVKKAEHLVGLAGLILPGGESTTLIKFFDNEKLWEPLAAFAKDHAVFGTCAGAILMAREVENPAQRCLGLMDMTIRRNAFGRQVYSFIRSARCSNEFNATLGMKAASDVPKIEAVFIRAPLILKAGKAVVPLIKLDDSPVLVRQGNYLAATFHPELSADSATVLFVHGYFCQMCFGALPSPLKGCV; from the coding sequence ATGGGAGCCACGAAGACCTTTAATCCACTGGGTAAGCCTATCGGCATCCTAGCCATACAGGGTGATTTTGCAGCGCATGGCCGCATTCTGGAAGCGCTGAAGGTTCCCTTCCGTTTGGTCAAGAAGGCCGAGCACTTGGTAGGTTTGGCTGGCCTGATCCTGCCCGGGGGTGAAAGCACTACTTTAATTAAGTTCTTCGACAATGAAAAACTGTGGGAGCCGCTGGCGGCGTTCGCCAAGGATCATGCGGTGTTCGGTACTTGCGCCGGCGCCATCCTGATGGCCAGGGAAGTGGAAAACCCCGCGCAGCGCTGCCTGGGGCTGATGGATATGACCATTCGCCGCAATGCGTTTGGCCGGCAGGTCTATAGCTTTATTCGAAGCGCTCGCTGCAGCAATGAGTTCAATGCAACACTTGGCATGAAGGCAGCCAGCGACGTCCCTAAGATCGAGGCCGTATTCATTCGCGCGCCCCTGATTCTGAAGGCTGGCAAAGCGGTTGTCCCCCTGATCAAACTGGATGACAGCCCGGTGCTGGTCCGCCAAGGCAATTACCTGGCAGCGACGTTCCATCCTGAGCTTTCCGCTGACAGTGCTACCGTTCTATTCGTTCATGGATATTTCTGCCAGATGTGCTTCGGTGCTCTGCCCTCTCCCCTTAAGGGGTGTGTGTGA
- a CDS encoding tetratricopeptide repeat protein, which yields MIPTIPASRDRWSIVKFTDRLSASFAWLPYALLISVTSALYAVTLYYEFVWDDGVYVVRNYRIQGLDWMHIRAFWSDIYLGHYAPVQHSFLALVHHFSGLEPFGYHLGQVLIHTAVVCLVYLVVKKLETPGVALVASLLFAVHPTNVETVAWISESKSTLAFLFFLISFWFFIRLRERQHWTDGALAGLFLILSVLSKINTVVAPAIFLLYDYRQGATIRTLKWRSLSLFFAISGMFTVIHLGAFHGSTQSMEQQFYGGAGRHIMQMPLLLAFYLQQIVFPVSLSAWQMFPVQETFNWLVTLGWLGLAAMSWVLSRGNRKIQFWVLWIFVFLLPVLQIVPFPIWVADRYLYVPAIGAFVLAGIGFFNIQELLPKIPRRAWEAAILAIVLILGWRTHQHIPVWKSDRTLWEATTPTCLTSAYCHMNLGTSLLKDGQTNRGMQELIRAVEIRATPHTLQQLGEGFTFTARDYKQAIIAYKMAAELPNATPEIHGKLARAYYLAGDLEAARAAIERGVRVSQFDPGLWIISGFVYWKQGNWDEARRSLNAALVMIGRTANPAEFFGAFMGNSAEVAKLLSDLNSEHPTNK from the coding sequence ATGATCCCAACGATTCCAGCATCTCGTGACCGATGGTCTATTGTGAAGTTTACGGACAGGCTTTCCGCAAGCTTTGCATGGCTTCCTTATGCGCTACTGATTAGTGTTACTTCCGCTCTCTACGCGGTAACCCTATACTACGAATTTGTCTGGGATGACGGAGTCTATGTAGTTCGGAATTATAGAATTCAAGGACTCGACTGGATGCACATACGGGCGTTTTGGTCCGACATCTATCTCGGACACTATGCGCCGGTCCAGCACAGTTTCTTAGCGCTCGTGCATCACTTCTCTGGTTTGGAACCATTTGGGTATCATCTAGGCCAGGTGCTGATTCATACCGCCGTGGTTTGTCTGGTTTACCTGGTTGTGAAGAAGCTGGAAACGCCGGGCGTGGCGCTGGTTGCCAGCTTGCTGTTCGCGGTGCATCCCACCAACGTCGAGACGGTTGCGTGGATCTCTGAAAGCAAGAGCACTTTGGCATTTTTATTTTTTCTGATTTCTTTCTGGTTTTTCATTCGTCTGCGAGAGCGACAGCATTGGACGGACGGAGCACTGGCAGGCTTATTTCTGATTCTATCGGTGCTCTCCAAGATCAATACAGTTGTTGCTCCGGCAATCTTCCTGTTGTATGACTACCGCCAGGGGGCAACCATCAGAACCCTGAAGTGGCGGAGTCTGTCGCTATTCTTTGCCATTAGCGGCATGTTTACGGTAATCCATCTCGGCGCGTTTCACGGCTCAACGCAGTCCATGGAGCAGCAATTTTATGGTGGAGCGGGGCGGCACATCATGCAGATGCCGCTGCTGCTTGCATTTTACCTGCAACAAATAGTTTTCCCTGTTTCTCTGTCGGCCTGGCAAATGTTTCCAGTGCAGGAAACTTTTAACTGGCTGGTTACTCTCGGTTGGCTTGGCTTGGCCGCGATGAGCTGGGTGCTATCGCGCGGCAATCGCAAAATTCAGTTTTGGGTATTGTGGATTTTTGTTTTCTTGCTACCTGTCCTACAAATCGTTCCTTTTCCAATCTGGGTGGCTGATCGCTATCTCTATGTTCCAGCCATCGGCGCATTTGTCCTGGCAGGAATCGGCTTTTTTAATATCCAAGAGCTCTTGCCGAAAATTCCGAGGCGTGCTTGGGAAGCAGCAATTCTGGCGATTGTCCTCATCCTCGGATGGCGTACCCATCAACACATTCCTGTCTGGAAGAGTGACCGGACTCTCTGGGAGGCCACTACGCCCACCTGCCTGACCTCCGCGTACTGTCACATGAACCTGGGAACCAGTCTTCTGAAGGACGGCCAGACCAATCGCGGGATGCAGGAGTTGATTCGAGCGGTTGAAATCCGTGCTACCCCGCACACCTTGCAACAACTGGGGGAAGGCTTTACTTTTACCGCGCGAGATTACAAGCAAGCCATCATTGCCTATAAGATGGCGGCCGAATTGCCAAATGCGACTCCGGAAATTCATGGCAAGCTGGCACGCGCGTATTATCTGGCTGGAGACCTCGAAGCGGCGCGAGCGGCAATTGAGCGCGGCGTGCGCGTCAGTCAATTTGATCCCGGGCTGTGGATCATCAGCGGCTTTGTGTATTGGAAGCAGGGAAACTGGGATGAAGCGCGGCGTTCGCTCAACGCTGCACTGGTCATGATCGGGCGCACGGCCAATCCCGCGGAGTTCTTTGGGGCGTTCATGGGAAATTCGGCGGAGGTCGCTAAACTTCTATCCGATTTGAACTCAGAGCACCCGACCAATAAATAA
- a CDS encoding MBL fold metallo-hydrolase — MIHEILPVGMLRCNCSVLGDESTGEAMVIDPGDNIDAILAIVARHQLRVKAIIVTHSHIDHIGGAKKMKAATGAPVYLNENDLDLYKHLGEQALMIGVADPEKTEIDLSPKDGDTITAGRIRATVIHTPGHTPGSICLLVPQLPDADGAATGAPPTLIAGDTLFRGSIGRTDLRGGNTRAILKSIKDKLLELDDAVIVIPGHGEETTIGYERVHNPFLQLN, encoded by the coding sequence ATGATCCATGAAATATTGCCGGTGGGAATGCTGCGATGTAATTGCTCCGTGCTGGGAGATGAGTCTACCGGCGAGGCCATGGTGATTGATCCCGGGGATAATATTGACGCGATTCTGGCCATCGTGGCAAGGCACCAGCTGCGCGTGAAGGCCATCATCGTTACCCACTCGCACATTGACCACATCGGCGGGGCCAAGAAGATGAAGGCGGCGACGGGCGCGCCAGTGTATCTGAACGAGAATGATCTGGATCTGTATAAGCATCTGGGCGAGCAGGCGCTGATGATCGGCGTGGCCGATCCGGAAAAGACGGAGATTGATCTCTCGCCCAAGGACGGCGACACCATAACCGCCGGACGCATCAGGGCCACGGTGATTCACACTCCGGGACATACGCCGGGCAGCATCTGCCTGTTGGTCCCGCAGTTGCCCGATGCAGATGGCGCGGCGACGGGCGCTCCTCCCACCTTGATCGCCGGCGACACGTTGTTTCGCGGCAGCATCGGACGGACCGACCTGCGCGGCGGCAACACGCGGGCGATCCTGAAGTCGATCAAGGATAAGCTTCTCGAACTGGACGACGCCGTCATCGTCATACCCGGCCACGGCGAGGAAACCACCATCGGCTACGAACGGGTTCACAATCCCTTCTTGCAATTGAACTAA
- a CDS encoding polysaccharide deacetylase, protein MIMSTLLMIGLTMGLLAALGWLVWYMVAAPDSQIICPSLVAGPRDRQAVALTFDDGPGEDTPRILDILAEHQIKATFFLCGQNVEHYPEIARRIADERHAIGNHAYSHRPFLWRSPGWIKQEIERAQQVIVQNTHATGPVLFRPPYGLRWFGLAPILRSLGMQAIMWEVNSFDWKSSPSEIASRVAQKTRPGSIILLHDGVPPKESGTRANTADALPAIIAELTPRYRFVTIAQLQRRSNDPV, encoded by the coding sequence ATGATTATGTCCACACTCTTGATGATCGGGCTGACCATGGGATTGCTAGCGGCTTTGGGCTGGCTGGTTTGGTATATGGTGGCGGCTCCCGATTCGCAGATCATTTGCCCAAGCCTCGTCGCTGGGCCGCGTGATCGGCAAGCAGTCGCACTCACATTTGATGATGGCCCAGGTGAGGATACGCCGCGCATCCTGGACATCCTCGCTGAGCATCAGATAAAGGCCACCTTCTTCCTGTGCGGACAAAATGTGGAACACTATCCCGAGATCGCTCGCCGCATCGCGGACGAGCGGCACGCTATCGGCAATCATGCCTACTCGCACCGACCATTCCTGTGGCGATCTCCCGGCTGGATTAAACAAGAGATTGAGCGCGCCCAACAAGTGATCGTTCAGAATACACACGCCACAGGCCCAGTTCTCTTTCGCCCACCCTACGGACTTCGCTGGTTTGGATTGGCTCCCATACTGCGATCCCTCGGGATGCAGGCAATCATGTGGGAAGTAAACTCGTTCGATTGGAAAAGCTCTCCCTCTGAAATTGCCTCCCGCGTGGCGCAGAAGACTCGGCCTGGTTCCATCATCCTGCTGCACGATGGAGTGCCGCCAAAGGAGTCCGGCACGCGAGCGAACACCGCCGATGCGCTGCCAGCCATCATCGCGGAACTGACGCCTCGATATCGTTTCGTTACGATTGCGCAATTGCAACGACGCTCAAACGATCCAGTCTAA
- the bshB1 gene encoding bacillithiol biosynthesis deacetylase BshB1, translating into MDVLAFGTHPDDLEITCGGTLILLRRQGWRVGAVDLTRGELGTRGSAESRARETAAANRILKLDFRVNLGLPDGNIATTQENLHSVIRQIRQHRPWLVIAPYWEERHYDHVHASRLIAEAAFYSGLNKIETGQPAWRPFRVMFYVGRIGFNPSFVVDISATFEEKMKALRCYSTQVGSRQAIAVPDSKKGQREPETLISTPYAMQVFESMTRYYGAMIGAAHGEPFLVREALELNDPVAYFRQFPADRQAHLFPQE; encoded by the coding sequence ATTGACGTGTTGGCGTTTGGCACGCACCCGGATGATCTGGAGATCACCTGTGGCGGCACGCTGATCCTGCTGCGCCGCCAAGGGTGGCGAGTCGGCGCGGTTGATCTGACGCGAGGCGAGCTGGGTACTCGCGGCTCCGCCGAATCGCGGGCTCGTGAGACCGCGGCGGCCAATCGCATTCTGAAGCTCGACTTCCGCGTGAACCTGGGGCTGCCAGACGGTAACATTGCGACGACCCAGGAGAATCTGCATTCGGTCATCCGCCAGATTCGCCAGCATCGCCCGTGGCTGGTCATTGCTCCTTACTGGGAGGAGCGCCACTATGATCACGTACACGCCAGCCGTCTGATCGCCGAAGCGGCGTTTTATTCCGGCCTCAACAAGATCGAAACCGGCCAGCCGGCCTGGCGTCCGTTTCGCGTGATGTTTTATGTTGGACGCATCGGATTCAATCCATCTTTTGTTGTAGATATATCAGCTACCTTCGAGGAAAAGATGAAGGCACTGCGCTGCTATTCGACACAGGTCGGAAGCCGCCAAGCAATCGCCGTGCCGGACAGTAAGAAGGGCCAGCGCGAGCCAGAGACGCTGATCAGCACGCCCTATGCGATGCAGGTCTTTGAGTCCATGACTCGCTATTACGGGGCCATGATCGGCGCTGCGCACGGTGAGCCTTTCCTGGTTCGCGAGGCGCTGGAGTTGAATGATCCCGTGGCCTACTTCCGCCAGTTCCCAGCCGATCGACAGGCGCATCTGTTTCCGCAAGAATAG
- a CDS encoding PaaI family thioesterase, with amino-acid sequence MPANKPATSKTNVSSGKSTKRVVKRPKNYCFGCGRDNTTGMHLKIGIDEATAVARGVYRTNGRFRGSRYHLHGGIIATLLDEAMGNLNRIDAIIAPTAELTIEYLRPVPIGTKVVLEARRSKQDGRNYWREGTVSDEQGNVLARARARFVKIGDRSPNHP; translated from the coding sequence ATGCCGGCCAATAAACCAGCGACCTCCAAAACAAATGTGTCCAGCGGCAAATCCACCAAGCGAGTGGTGAAGCGTCCGAAGAACTATTGCTTCGGATGCGGTCGTGACAACACAACCGGCATGCACTTGAAGATTGGCATTGACGAAGCGACTGCCGTGGCGCGGGGCGTCTATCGCACCAACGGACGTTTCCGTGGCTCGCGCTATCATCTGCATGGCGGAATTATCGCCACGCTGCTCGACGAAGCCATGGGCAATCTGAACCGCATTGACGCCATCATCGCCCCCACGGCGGAGTTGACGATTGAGTATTTGCGGCCCGTGCCCATCGGCACGAAAGTGGTGCTGGAGGCGCGGCGCTCGAAACAGGATGGCCGCAACTATTGGCGCGAGGGAACGGTGTCGGACGAGCAGGGCAACGTGCTGGCGCGCGCGCGGGCGCGGTTCGTCAAAATTGGCGACCGCTCGCCGAATCACCCATAG
- a CDS encoding response regulator transcription factor — protein sequence MITAIVVDDEQLARAELIYLLKAHGDVRVVGEGRSGNEALQLVKEHEPDLLFLDINMPGQNGLEVVRKLIERRGKAKLPQIIFATAYDQYAVQAFEISAVDYLLKPIEKPRLAQSLQRVRRFLESFRRTPEKMGSSLDGVLKALQSLPPNAVQPRTALAAGSQSKLMVRSGNRMLLIDARDLIFAAMQDGRLSMVAKDCEGESNFKSLDELQAVLPAASFWRAHRSHLVNIDHVREVIPWFKSTYKLLMNDRKGTEVLVSRAQTPRLRELFNL from the coding sequence ATGATCACCGCAATTGTTGTGGATGATGAGCAACTGGCTCGCGCGGAGTTGATCTATCTGCTGAAGGCGCACGGCGATGTTCGCGTGGTGGGCGAGGGCCGCAGCGGCAATGAAGCGCTCCAATTGGTTAAAGAGCACGAACCGGACTTGTTGTTTCTGGACATCAATATGCCGGGGCAGAACGGCCTGGAGGTGGTTCGCAAGCTGATCGAGCGGCGAGGGAAAGCGAAGCTCCCGCAGATTATCTTCGCCACCGCCTACGATCAATACGCGGTCCAGGCATTCGAGATCAGCGCGGTCGATTACTTGCTGAAGCCCATTGAGAAACCCCGGCTCGCACAATCGTTACAGCGCGTTCGACGGTTCCTGGAATCTTTCAGGAGAACTCCGGAGAAGATGGGCAGCAGTCTCGATGGAGTGCTGAAGGCTTTGCAATCGTTGCCTCCCAATGCAGTCCAACCGAGAACAGCGCTGGCTGCGGGGTCGCAGTCCAAGCTCATGGTCCGCTCCGGCAACCGCATGTTGCTGATCGACGCACGTGATCTGATCTTTGCAGCCATGCAGGACGGAAGGCTTTCCATGGTGGCGAAGGATTGCGAAGGGGAATCCAACTTCAAATCTCTTGATGAGCTGCAAGCCGTGCTGCCCGCCGCGTCATTCTGGCGCGCGCATCGCTCGCATCTGGTGAATATTGATCACGTACGAGAGGTTATTCCCTGGTTCAAGAGCACCTACAAACTGCTCATGAATGATCGCAAGGGCACTGAGGTTCTGGTGAGTCGCGCACAGACTCCGCGTTTGAGGGAACTATTTAATCTTTAG
- a CDS encoding RHS repeat-associated core domain-containing protein — protein sequence MLLGWRACYYDPTVGRFLSKDPIGFAGGNNFYSYVDNNPANFSDPFGLESAPPGGPPFGRS from the coding sequence CTGCTGCTCGGGTGGCGCGCCTGCTACTACGACCCAACGGTGGGCCGCTTCCTCTCCAAAGACCCCATCGGCTTTGCCGGCGGCAACAACTTCTATTCTTATGTCGATAATAATCCGGCCAATTTTTCCGATCCTTTTGGTCTTGAGTCTGCGCCTCCCGGAGGTCCTCCGTTCGGGCGCTCCTGA
- the pdxS gene encoding pyridoxal 5'-phosphate synthase lyase subunit PdxS — protein MAENQAYRLKVGLAEMLKGGVIMDVTNVEQAKIAEDAGAVAVMALERVPSDIRKEGGVSRMASISIIRAIMKTVSIPVMAKVRIGHAVEAQVLQALEVDYIDESEVLTPADEEHHIYKHGYQIPFVCGARNLGEALRRIAEGAAMIRTKGEAGSGNIVEAVRHMRTIMREMKHLTTLPEEELMSEAKRLAAPYDLIREVARTGKLPVPNFSAGGIATPADAALVMQLGAEAVFVGSGIFKSSDPEARAKAVVRATTHFNDPAVLLECSEQVGEAMRGLDIAQIDEKDMLQTRGW, from the coding sequence ATGGCGGAGAATCAGGCGTATCGACTGAAGGTGGGATTGGCGGAGATGCTCAAGGGCGGCGTCATCATGGACGTTACCAACGTGGAGCAGGCCAAGATCGCCGAAGACGCCGGCGCGGTGGCGGTGATGGCGCTGGAGCGCGTGCCCTCCGACATCCGCAAAGAAGGCGGCGTGTCGCGCATGGCCTCCATCTCCATCATCCGCGCGATCATGAAAACGGTCAGCATCCCGGTGATGGCCAAGGTGCGCATCGGCCACGCGGTGGAAGCGCAGGTTTTGCAAGCTCTGGAAGTCGATTACATCGATGAGAGCGAAGTGTTGACGCCGGCCGATGAAGAGCATCACATCTATAAGCACGGGTATCAGATCCCGTTTGTCTGCGGTGCGCGCAATCTGGGCGAGGCGCTGCGGCGCATCGCTGAAGGCGCGGCCATGATCCGCACCAAGGGCGAGGCCGGCTCGGGAAATATTGTTGAAGCCGTGCGGCACATGCGCACCATCATGCGCGAGATGAAGCACCTGACCACTCTGCCCGAAGAGGAGCTGATGTCGGAGGCCAAGCGTCTGGCCGCGCCCTATGACCTGATCCGCGAAGTGGCCCGGACGGGCAAGCTCCCCGTGCCGAACTTTTCCGCCGGTGGCATTGCCACCCCCGCCGACGCCGCGCTGGTGATGCAGTTGGGAGCGGAGGCGGTGTTCGTAGGCTCGGGAATATTCAAGTCGTCCGACCCGGAAGCACGCGCCAAGGCCGTGGTGCGTGCAACCACCCACTTCAATGATCCCGCGGTGCTGCTGGAATGCTCCGAACAGGTGGGCGAGGCCATGCGTGGGTTGGACATCGCCCAGATAGACGAGAAGGACATGCTCCAGACACGCGGCTGGTAA